The segment ACAGTCCATTCGCTTCCAGTTCAGCAACGCCGGACGCGACGTCGCGCACAATTTCAATCGCCTGCGATTCGGTCAGCCGTCGCTTCAACGGCATCTTTACGTCAAGTGAATCTTTTCCGCCAACGGCGGTAGCCAGGAAACGGTGCGAACGGGTGACGACCGATTCATAAACGCGAACCAGATTTGGGTGCTCGATTTTTGCAAGCGCTTCCGCTCGATCCTCGACTTGATCCCATCGCGCAAGATCCTTCCGCGTGTCGCCTGCGAAAAAGTGAAGCCAAACCGGGTGCGTTGTTTTTCGGTCGCGGGCCATCCAGACATTTCGCTGCGGGTCACCACCGACCAGGCGATAGCGACCGAACTCAAACGGCCCCGAATGACCGGCAAGGAGAACTTTGGTCTGTAGAGGCGTCAGAATTTTTTCCCTGACAAGCCAATTCGCAATTGATTCAGCGTCCTCAGAATTGGTAATCGTCGCTGCTTTTTCCCGGATCTGCTGCAGTTCCGCAGGAGCAATCAGACGGCTCTGAATGAGCACGTCCCAGAACTGATCGATTCCAATTTTTGGTGGCTGCATCATCAACAGAAGGCGTTCCGCAGGAAGGATGGTTGGAGCGTGGCGTGATTGTGCGAAATTGCCGCGCTGCCTGATTGTCGCATCGGGATATACCGCTTATTGTAGGTCAATCACTCAGTCTGGCGAGCCGTCGGATGACTTTCTCCCGTAGCTTCGGAATACGATGAACGACCACACTCCGCGCAAGCATCACATGAATGCTTTTGAAACTGTCCAACATTATTTTAATCGCGCTGCCGATCAATTGGAGCTCGATTCTTCGTGGCGGAAGCTGATGATGATGCCCAGTCGCGAGATCACCGTCGAGGTTCCCGTTGAGATGGACGACGGTCGACTTGAAACCCTGGTCGGCTTTCGTGTTCAGCATAACAATGCTCGCGGCCCGATGAAGGGAGGACTGCGGTACCACCACGAAGTCGATCTTGATGAGGTCCGTGCGTTGGCTTCTTTGATGACCTGGAAAACGGCCGTCGTCAACATTCCTTACGGCGGAGCCAAGGGCGGGATCTGTGTCAGCCCGCGTGAGTTGAGCGTCAAAGAAAAGGAACGCATCACTCGAAAGTTCATCGACCAAATTCACGAGATCATTGGACCGGACAAAGACATTCCTGCGCCTGACATGGGCACGGATTCCAGAACGATGGCCTGGATTCGCAACCAGTGGGAAAAATACCACGGGTTCAACCCGGCTTGCATCACGGGCAAGCCGGTCGAGGATTACGGAGCCAAAGGTCGCGAAGAGGCAACCGGTCGCGGGGTAGGTATCCTCGCTTTCAAGTTGCTCAAGCGGTTGGGGCATCGTCCGCCAGAAACCAGAGTCATCATTCAGGGCTTTGGCAACGTGGGTTCGCATGCTGCGAAGTTTATGCATGAGTCCGAGTTCAAGATCATCGGCATCAGCGATGTTTCCGGCGGCTATATCAATGAAGACGGGCTCGACATCCCCGCGGCACTGCATCATGTGATCGAGAACCGTACGCTGGAAGGTTTTTCCGGCGCGAAAAAGATCAGCAACGACGAGCTGTTGATTCACGATTGCGAGATGCTGATTCCGGCGGCTCTTGGCGGCGTGATCCATTCGGAGAACGTCAACGATATCAAGGCAAAGATTATCATCGAAGGAGCCAACGGTCCGGTCGACGCGGATGCGGACGAAGTTCTGTTCGAGCGCGGCGTCGCCGTGTTGCCGGATGTGCTTGCCAATGCCGGCGGTGTCACGGTTAGCTATTTTGAGTGGGTGCAGAACCGGCAGTACTACAGTTGGGATTTGAATCGAGTCCGTCAGCAGTTGGATGCGATCCTTTCGGCTGCGTTCGAGGAAGTTTGGCAGGAATCGCAAAACGCGAACGTCAGCTTGCGTACTGCTGCGTTCATGTTGGCCGTCAACCGTGTGCGGAAATCGATGGAGTTGGCAGGGATTTAAGCGGGCAAATTTCACGCCGTTCTTGCTGCGTCACCCAATGGAAAAAGCCGACCGATATGCCCGATATGCCGGTCGGCTTTTTTGTTTGCTCGCTGCGTTTGTCTTTCAAGTTGGTCGTGCCGGCTTTAGCCAACGCTCATCAGCATTCGTAGCTCAAGGAATTCGTTTCTGAAGGCGGGACGACAAACTTTCAATTCAGGTTTTGATGCAGCAATTAGAACTTCTTGTTGACTGCTTCGGTAGAAGCCAGTTTTTCATTCTTCTTCGAAATCAAAGTCTGCAGCGGCCCCACGTTACTTGCTCGTGCCGGCCACGTGGTTCGAATCGAAGTTCCAGTCGGAGTCGTGATTCCGCTGTTGAACCAGAACCAGCCGCCGGAAATGATGCCCACAACTTCATGCTTTTCGTTGAAAACGGGGCCGCCAGAATCGCCAGGTAGCAAAGGCACGTCGGCGAAGATTTTCTCAAGGCTCGATGGCGTTGAAGCGGTTGCAGAAAAATGACGAATGCAGCAACTCAGGTTTGAACCGCCACCGAGGCCGGCAAACTCAAGCTCGTCGCCGCCCTGGATCGAATCCGTTGCGACTGGCGATGCCGGGACTCCGTCCGGAACCCAAACCCAAAGTAGGGCGACATCCTTGTGTTCGTCGGCGTGAACGATGCGGCACTTTTTGGCTCGCTTTCCGTTGCGAAATTTGACTTTTACAAGTCCTTCTCCGTTGTCGTCCTGAACGACATGCCACGCCGTCAAGACGTAGCCCTCGTGGCCGCCTTTAAGCGGTTTGGTTTCGTCGATTTCGACAACGACACCTGTACCAACGCCGCCAGCGGAATGGATTTCAACAATCGAGTGATGATGCTCGGCGATTGGAGTCCATTTCCACAACCCGGAATTCTTTCCGACTTGAGCGTTGGCTTGAGAGGAGGATAAGAGAATGCAACTGCAAAGAATTGCAAATGCGAAACGTGAATGGTGGCTTGGTGTTCGTGAAATCTGTCCCATGCTGCTGCCTCCGGCAGAGCGAACAGGCTCCCATTCCGTTCGAGTGATCCGTTGATCGATATTCGATTTGGCAGGGCCCGCCCGCCTTGAATTGTCGTCCGTGAAAAATTATTAAGATCTTTGGTATAACTGGAAATCGGCCATTCGAACAGAGAAAGTTTAGCTGCTCGCGCGATTAAGGGTTATTCAACTCTTCGCTGCAATGAAACGTTATTGAGGACGCCCCTATTGTGCGATTGAGCACGTAGATTCGGTCGTTGAAGATTCAAACCCGCCTCGGCAGTGCTAGCACATCAATGGCTTGCGTTCCCCCAATGGTGGTGGTTTGTCAGCCAGTTTTGCTCATTCCAAGGTTGATTTAGTTTAAGTGAGCGCTGAACGCAGCAAAAAAGCGGTGATGTTTTTGGGAATGAATGTCGCACAGAGTCGAAATGCACACTCGTGCAGTAAGCGTTGCATCGTTCTCGATGGCTATTTGCTGAAGTCAGTCTGCACTTCGATTTTGATGTCTGCCTTGGGGCGATGACGATCTGCAACCAGCTGAGAAAGGCGATTCGTTTCGAAGACTCGTAATTCCTCCGCGACGTCTTCGAACGTTTTCTTGCCGGGAGTTATCTCCACGCATCGAATCAGATGGATTCCGAACGGCGAAACAAACGGCTCAGAAAATTCACCTTCTTCAAGTTCGAAAGCAACCTTGGTGAAGTCCCGCGGCATCGGACCTGAATATGAAATCGAGCCAAGGTCGCCATCGTTGGTTGCCGACGCGGATTCAGAATGAGCAGTCACTGCGGTTGGCCAATCGATTTTGCCGGAAATCAGCGCCATGTGAACTTTGCGGGCCGTGAGCATGGTTTCCGCGTCACTGCTTTTCCACAAAATTTGTGCGACGTGAAGGGTCGTGCCGTCGAGGTATTTTCGTTTTAGCTCGAACTGTTTTTCGAGGTGGTCGACCGTGACAAACGTCGAGGCATACTTTCGCCAGGACGCGTTCCAAAGCAACTCGCGTCGAAACTCCTTTTCCGAGAGATTTGCGTCGGTCAGGAATTGCTCAAAACTTTTTCCGGAAAGTTCCAGTCGGGCTTTCTGTTCTTCAACCCGCCGATCGAGTTCGTCTTCGCTCGTTTTAAATCTGCCGGACTGGAGGTGTTGCAGAATAACTTCTCGGTCAATGCAATGCTCGACACCAGCGCCAACCACATCCGCGTTTCGATCCACTCTATCTGCAGCTTGCGGCAAGTGCTTCAACGAACGGTCGAGAAAGTAGTGCACGACGTTGAGTGAAATCTCCTGATCGTTGACTACGGCGGCGATTGAAGATTGGCAACACCAGGCATCGTTGCAACTGCCAACGCAGACAATGGAGATGGCCAATCCGATCAGGAATCGTCGAATCACGGCAATGGGATATCCTTGAGTTTGAAATCAGCCGGGACCGAAACGATCGCGCCCGGGCTTTCATAAAGCAGACCGAAATTGGCAGGCTCTTCAACGAAGAAATATTGAATCTGAACCCCACGCTCATCAAGGTCGCCACCCTGATGACCAATAGACGGCTCCTTTTTCCCTGCATCGTTGATCAGGAACAGCGGATTGTCATACAACCAGCCAAGATGCGATTCGAACTCTTCTGCATTGGACTCCATTGCGACCCGAAGGTTTACGGCATATAGGTCTTCGTTTTGTTCGTAGCCAAGATACTGAACCGAGACTCCTGCTTTGCTGACTTTGGGTTCGCCTTCGATAGAGCCAAGTTCTGCAAAGCGAAATTTCTCTCGCCGACCTGGCAAAATACATTCGAGTCGTCCTGAAATGTCTCCAATCGATTTGACGTCGCGATTCACATTCTCAAGCGTCAACGACATTTCGATCTGATTGATGCCCTGTTGAACAACTCCCGAAAGAACCTGATCCGGATTGGAAACTTTCAACTCATTGCCGTCAGCATCCAGGAATTTGACTTTGCTTAGCGGCATGTCGATCGAGATCGGAGTCAGC is part of the Mariniblastus fucicola genome and harbors:
- a CDS encoding Glu/Leu/Phe/Val family dehydrogenase, with translation MNDHTPRKHHMNAFETVQHYFNRAADQLELDSSWRKLMMMPSREITVEVPVEMDDGRLETLVGFRVQHNNARGPMKGGLRYHHEVDLDEVRALASLMTWKTAVVNIPYGGAKGGICVSPRELSVKEKERITRKFIDQIHEIIGPDKDIPAPDMGTDSRTMAWIRNQWEKYHGFNPACITGKPVEDYGAKGREEATGRGVGILAFKLLKRLGHRPPETRVIIQGFGNVGSHAAKFMHESEFKIIGISDVSGGYINEDGLDIPAALHHVIENRTLEGFSGAKKISNDELLIHDCEMLIPAALGGVIHSENVNDIKAKIIIEGANGPVDADADEVLFERGVAVLPDVLANAGGVTVSYFEWVQNRQYYSWDLNRVRQQLDAILSAAFEEVWQESQNANVSLRTAAFMLAVNRVRKSMELAGI
- a CDS encoding S1 family peptidase, coding for MGQISRTPSHHSRFAFAILCSCILLSSSQANAQVGKNSGLWKWTPIAEHHHSIVEIHSAGGVGTGVVVEIDETKPLKGGHEGYVLTAWHVVQDDNGEGLVKVKFRNGKRAKKCRIVHADEHKDVALLWVWVPDGVPASPVATDSIQGGDELEFAGLGGGSNLSCCIRHFSATASTPSSLEKIFADVPLLPGDSGGPVFNEKHEVVGIISGGWFWFNSGITTPTGTSIRTTWPARASNVGPLQTLISKKNEKLASTEAVNKKF
- a CDS encoding peptidylprolyl isomerase, whose product is MIRRFLIGLAISIVCVGSCNDAWCCQSSIAAVVNDQEISLNVVHYFLDRSLKHLPQAADRVDRNADVVGAGVEHCIDREVILQHLQSGRFKTSEDELDRRVEEQKARLELSGKSFEQFLTDANLSEKEFRRELLWNASWRKYASTFVTVDHLEKQFELKRKYLDGTTLHVAQILWKSSDAETMLTARKVHMALISGKIDWPTAVTAHSESASATNDGDLGSISYSGPMPRDFTKVAFELEEGEFSEPFVSPFGIHLIRCVEITPGKKTFEDVAEELRVFETNRLSQLVADRHRPKADIKIEVQTDFSK